The Thermodesulfobacteriota bacterium genomic interval AGTGATTCTTTGGAGATTAAGTGAAGAGATATGAACTCATAGACCATACTGCGGATCTGGGAATAGAGGTTTACGGAAGGGACTTGAGAGAACTCTTTCAGAACGCGGGAGTAGCATTGTTTGAAATAATATGTGACACATCTGAAGTAACAGAGTCTCTTGAAAAAAGGGTATATGTAGATGGTGAAGACCTGGAACAGCTAATGGTAGTATGGTTAGGAGAGCTTTTGTATTTATATGATACAGAAAGGCTGCTCTTTAAACGCTTCGAGGTTGAAGATATAGGGGAGAAAAGGCTTACTGCGACTGTTTATGGAGAAGAATTTCAGGAAGGTCATCATACTATTAAAACTGAGATTAAGGCTGTTACTTACCATCAGATTCAGGTAAGGCAGGAAGAGGGTAGATGGATAGCCAGGGTGATATTTGATCTTTAAGAATAATTTTTGACTTTAATTGTCAATAAGTATAATAGTTACAACACGATATACATTCTTTTCAATGATGTTTGCCAGACGATTTAGTAAGGAATTACGTATGTTAATTGTTGAGCTTTTAAAAATACCCTTTATGAATTTTAATCTCGGAGGACAACATGAAGCTTAAAGTCATTCTGGAACCCAGTGAAGAGGGGGGATATACGATCATTGTTCCATCACTTCCTGGTTGTATCTCAGAAGGAGAATCGAAGGAGGAGGCTCTACAGAATATTCGAGAGGCAATTGAATTGTATCTAGAACCGGTAGAAGATGATCAAACCTTTGCACCTAATGCTGAATTGATGGAACTGGCTTTATGAGCAAAGTCCCAAGTCTCTCTTACGATAAGATCATTCGAGCACTTCAGCGAGATGGATGGGTCATAGTCAGATCAAAAGGGAGCCACATTCGTCTTCAAAAACATATAGTGAATGAGACGCTTAAACTGACAATTCCTGCTCATCAGCCGGTCAAGCGGTCTACACTCGCTCACATCCTTAAACAGGCCCGCCTTACTGTTGATGATTTCTTGAATTTAATATGAAAAACCAACTAGGTATTCTATCCGACCGGCTATGTTTGTGACTGAAATTTTTCATTTTTCAGGATGGACTATTAAGTTATTATGCTGAAGAAGGCTGAGTTTAGAGGGCCATCAACGATAGAAGACATGAGACCGGAATACGACTTCTCTACCATGAAAGGAGCAGTGCGAGGGAAATACTGCAAGGCATATCGTGAGGGCCACAAGGTCGAAATCCACAAAGAAGACGGTACCACCTCGGTTCAGTACTTCAAGCTCGAAGATGGAGCGGTTATGCTGGAGCCGGAGGTAAGAAAGTACTTCCCAACCTCGGAGGCAATCAATAAGGCTCTTCGGTCGTTGATTGAAATTATTCCATCAAAGAAACGTGCGTCACATCATACAAAATGACAACTGTCCTGCATACCAGGAAAGGGGAGTAGGGTATATAATGATTTAACATAATTGGCTAAGGTAAATTTGCTTCTTAGTAAATGGTTGGAGATATAGAACATGAGGGTCACTCTATTTGGAGTCTTTGTTCTTGCTGTAGTAGCAATGAGAGTTACTAGGTATTTTAAACTTGAAAAATGGCAAGTTTCCATCGGTTTGCTTGTTTTAGCGGTAGTTCTTTACCTTGTGAACATCGCACTAATTCAATTATTTATCAAGAAACGCACCCCTAACTTTGCCTCCAATGATGAAGTGGTGCCAGATGTTCAAGCATGGGAACTCACAGCAGGACTTGGTATTGTGCCCAAGTGGGTATCATGGATAGGTCTTTTGGCAATATCAGCCTTGATAACCGCTGTTTTGCCTTGGGTGATTGAACTGATAAAGTTGCTATTCTGAGATAAAAAAGTCTCCAACAAAATGCTAGACATGAAAGAAAGGGGGACGACCTTAAATAATTAAATATCTACACTGCTCAATAAAGTTATTTACGAATTTAAGGTCGTCCCCAACCCCCCCAACCCCCCGCACGAGATATGTTCACCCGAAGAACTACTGGAGGTTGACAAATGAAAGATCCTATTGTTGAAGAAGTGCGAAAACAACGAATGGAGCATACACTTAAATTCAAAGGTGATCTTTCTGCAATCTGCGCGGATTTGCGTAACGTTCAAATCACTTCTGGACACAAAGTAATCCGTCTTGCTCCGAGAAAATTAGAGACAACAAAGCACCCCAGCGGACGTGCTAACACCCGCCGCTGAGCTTTATGTTAGCCAGATAGACATATGAAGTATCTGCTTAGTTTCTGTTTATCATTGTTACTTGTATCTGAGGTAGTTGGTATGCCACAATACTTTACGAGAGAGGAAATCATTCCTTGCGTTGTTCACCTGAAGCAGAAACGTGTCAAAAAAATTGAGTTGGAAGGTAAAGAAGCAGAACTTTGGCTTAAAAAACAAGGTGAAAAAGATCCTGAGCCACTTTATGAATATGTAAGTGGAACTGCGTTTATCCTTGCCTCCGATGATCAGAAACTATTTTTAGTTACTGCGGAGCATGTGGCTCGGGAAATGAGTTCTTCAGCATTGGTTATTCTAAAGGGTGAAAAAGGAAATTCTGTTCAACTAAATATCAAAGATCTTGGAAAATTCAAGGACCCATTGCCTTGGTGTGTTCATCCAGAGGCAGATGTAGCTGTCTTACCACTTACACCAAGTCAAAATGTTATGATTAAATTTTTATCAGGTCGCTTCCTCCCTAAATCGCTACTTTCGAATGAAAAACAAGCACCATCTAGGGATACTCCACTCACCGTGATTGGTTTCTTTCCAGAATTGGGTTCGAGTGGTACGTTTTCTCCTTTAACAAAGCAGACATTTGCAGCGAGTGATCTAGTTTCTTTCCCACGAGCAGATAATAAAAAGGTGACCACCTTCTTCGTATTAGAAGATCCTAGTATTGGAGGATATAGTGGGGGGCCGGTGTTTGATGTGTCAGTTTATAAGCTGGGTCAAATGACAACTACTGGTGAAGGAACTCGTTTACTTGGACTAATTCATGGAACACTATCAGATAAAACAGGTGGCAAATTAGCAGCAGTAGTCCCGAGCTTTTTCATCTTAGAAACTATTAAATTGGCATTGTCAAAAGAATAAGCTGGCTAACCATGTGCCGGACACTGACTGGGACTCCGCTAGCGCTTCACTCCAGCCAGGTCAGCACCGTGTTCGGTTTTGGAGAAAGAATGGCAAAATATACGGTATACTGTGTAGGGCTGGATATTCCAGGCGAGGATTTCAGATACATCTCGTTTCACTCTGGAATCTCACTCCTCGATGCTGATATAGTGTTGTTCGAGCCTCAGCTTGAATACGAAACAGATTATCAAAACAGATCCTACCAGGGGAAACCTAATCTCTCTGACTATAGTTCTGTGCAAAACCAAGAAAGTCTTTCACATTGGCGCCACGAGCTTGCAGAAGCGGTTAAGCATGGTGCAACTGTCTTCGTGTTTCTCAAGAAACCCGAAGAAGTTTATGCGGCTATAGGAAGTCAAGAGTTTTCAGGAACAGGTCGGAGTATGAAGACCATTCGCCATGTTGCACCTATTGACAGCTATTCAGCCCTCCCTGTCAAGTTTGAAACTATCACCGCTTCCAAAGGCGAGCTCATCAAACTTAACCAGAAAGGTTCATCACTGATAGGGGCATATTGGAAAGCTCTGAATCCTATTTCACACTACGAGGTTTATTACGACCACGCAAAGAGCATTCCCTTAATGACGACCAGGCACGGTGATAAGACGGTCGCATCATGGCTCAAAGGCAAAAAAGGTAACCTGCTATTTCTTCCTGTTCTTGACTTTTCTCGCGATGATTTCACTTATTATGACAGTAAGAAAAAACAAACTTTTTGGACTGAGGATGCTGTGAAGCATGGAAAGATCCTATTTGCAGCAATCGTTGAACTTCACAAGATCTTAAAAAAAGGGTCAGAAAGATCACCTGCACCGGCATGGGCAACATCTGAAAATTACCAACT includes:
- a CDS encoding archease; translation: MKRYELIDHTADLGIEVYGRDLRELFQNAGVALFEIICDTSEVTESLEKRVYVDGEDLEQLMVVWLGELLYLYDTERLLFKRFEVEDIGEKRLTATVYGEEFQEGHHTIKTEIKAVTYHQIQVRQEEGRWIARVIFDL
- a CDS encoding trypsin-like peptidase domain-containing protein, with protein sequence MPQYFTREEIIPCVVHLKQKRVKKIELEGKEAELWLKKQGEKDPEPLYEYVSGTAFILASDDQKLFLVTAEHVAREMSSSALVILKGEKGNSVQLNIKDLGKFKDPLPWCVHPEADVAVLPLTPSQNVMIKFLSGRFLPKSLLSNEKQAPSRDTPLTVIGFFPELGSSGTFSPLTKQTFAASDLVSFPRADNKKVTTFFVLEDPSIGGYSGGPVFDVSVYKLGQMTTTGEGTRLLGLIHGTLSDKTGGKLAAVVPSFFILETIKLALSKE
- a CDS encoding type II toxin-antitoxin system HicB family antitoxin produces the protein MKLKVILEPSEEGGYTIIVPSLPGCISEGESKEEALQNIREAIELYLEPVEDDQTFAPNAELMELAL
- a CDS encoding type II toxin-antitoxin system HicA family toxin — translated: MSKVPSLSYDKIIRALQRDGWVIVRSKGSHIRLQKHIVNETLKLTIPAHQPVKRSTLAHILKQARLTVDDFLNLI